A stretch of Apodemus sylvaticus chromosome 18, mApoSyl1.1, whole genome shotgun sequence DNA encodes these proteins:
- the LOC127668565 gene encoding beta-defensin 4-like — MRIHYLLFPFLLVLLSPLGAFTKRINNPVTCVTNGGVCWGACISGFKQIGSCGLPKVRCCKKK; from the exons ATGAGGATCCATTACCTTCTCTTCCCATTTCTCCTGGTGTTGCTGTCTCCACTTGGAG cctttactAAAAGAATCAACAATCCAGTAACATGTGTGACCAATGGAGGCGTATGCTGGGGTGCTTGTATTTCGGGTTTTAAACAGATTGGCAGCTGTGGCCTTCCTAAAGTCAGATGctgcaagaaaaaataa
- the LOC127668559 gene encoding beta-defensin 4-like, translated as MRIHYLLFAFLLVLLSPLGAFTKRINNPVTCVANGGICWGACTSGFKQIGSCGLPKVRCCKKK; from the exons ATGAGGATCCATTACCTTCTCTTCGCATTTCTCCTGGTGCTGCTGTCTCCACTTGGAG cctttactAAAAGAATCAACAATCCAGTAACATGTGTGGCCAATGGAGGCATATGCTGGGGTGCGTGTACTTCGGGTTTTAAACAGATTGGCAGCTGTGGCCTTCCTAAAGTCAGATGctgcaagaaaaaataa